The region TTAAAAAGTTAATAATTCTGTGCAATGTGTGGAACCTGTTCCATCCAGAGAACTTTTCCAAGACTGAGGTTTCAAACATGAATTCACCAtgaattttccattaaaatcatTAAACATGTCTGCAGACATTTTAGGAAGATGTTAAAATTCTTACAAAACCCATTAAACTAATCAAtgtgaatacagaaaaaataaatctgtttacaATTTTGTAGAAATTGGGGAATTTTAGGTTAAGAAAAAGAGAGGCTATTTTGGACCAAAATTAATACGCCACTAGTTAGACTTAAATGTGCTGTTAACTTTTCAACCTTACGAAGAATCCAACGTCTGAGCCAGCATTAtaagatcaaaataaaaatgtgagaGAATAACGATAGGAAAGACTTTGCAATATTCATCCAAGCCTACGAGAAAGCCCTTTTATTTTCAGTCTAAGGTCTCAGTCCAGAGAGCCGTTCTGCATGGTCATGCTCCACACTGACACTATGATTCATCCATGCAATATAATTTGCAGGATCAAAGATTTCCGAAAATTCTCATGTTAGCCTACATACATCACCCCAAAAGTTCTACATATTCCAGGGAATATTCTGTATATTCCAGTGGAAACTAAAGTTCTCCAAGCACATTCTAAAGCTGTGAGTCCCCATGACTCTCAATGCCAGCCCAGGGAACTCCTTGCAACCCATTCCCTCCTCCACGTGCACCTCTACACTATGCTTGCTAAGACTGCATCAAGGATGTCCATGGAACTGGATCAGGGAactgatttatctttttttttcctgcgggATCAACTGTGTAGTTTGGCTCCCTGCACAAACAGCTCTGCTGGCATATCACAGAGGGTGGTACAGgacaggaaaagcaagcaagggaAAGAAGTGTCTGATTCCATCAACTTAAGCAGCTCTACCACAATATGTAAGAAAGCCTAACATTTCATTCTTGCCATCAGATCCTACTGACCTCCAGGCTACTCCTGCTCAGCACCGAGACGCAGGAAGAAAATACTCACCACCAGAAAGAGCTTCCTCTCTTACACTGTCATCATCACTAGGCTGATGAATATTCCAGGATGTCAAAGGAAGTGAAGAAATGTCTTCAGCTGATGATAACTTTAGCATGTCCATATGATTGCTGTGAGGCTTGTAACGTGGGATGAAACACTCTTTGCCTTGCTTAAAAATGTCCTTAATGATTTCTTCTGTCTGGATTTCATCTGGCATGCTCAGAAAGATCGCGATTCTTTTGGATTCCTGGTACTTGGAATGGCCAATCACCTATAAGGGAAATTACTGCAATCAGTTTATGAAGAGTTTACAAAAAGATCAATTTAGATTATGTTAATTAAAAAGGCAACTGGAACAAAATATCCATTTAAAAGCGCAGAGATAAAAACTACCATACGTCATAAAGGGAATAAACTGATTTTGTTTCCTACTGCAACACTTCTACCATCAGCAAAGTCAAAATAGATACATTTTCATACCCAATGGACAAAAGAGCATAACATAGGCTTGGGCCAGCAAAAAACAATTTTGAGGACAGTCTGCTGATCCTTTAAACATTTGTGCCATGTAGTGCAAATGTTCTCAAAGGCCCAACATCCTTGCAGAAAGGTGAAGCCGATCAGAATTGCTAGCTTATAGAAGAGATAAGGTCTTTGCactcctttttttctgtatcttttgcaTGCTGCTTCTCACATCTGGGCCTAGGTAGAAGTGCATCAAAAATAGTAACTCAAAAGAAAACTGGCCTCAGAGCTGATGACTCCAGAGCTCGAAGTCTTGCAATATCAGgcccctctttttttaattttttttaacctgaaatgCCCTCCATACAGCAAGTTTAGACATAGGACTTCAAACATCACCTAGTTCTAATAGGTGATCTTATTACTGCACATTTTTCAGAGCCTGAATGGCTTTGCCATTTTTTGACTTTCATGACGTTCTCTAGGCTGGACTTACGAGATACTTTAATGCaggatggaaaataaaaaatgcttaCATGATGAAAAAGTATAAAAAGATTCATACCCCACTATGTCTCTGCACAACTGCAGATTAAATTCCAAAGTAAAATGTTGAGGAGGATTTTTAAGGCTTGTCTTATTCTCCAGTGTCTTACACCTTTGTTACTCACATCAggacaaaacaaatacaaatgtgTCCCTTCAGACTTAAATGTGAGTTATGCTTATTTTACACACGTacaaaaaactctttaaaacacCAGACAATTGAGAAGCTGTGCTTATCTGTGGAACAGAGAACACCGAATCCTCTGTTCTGTGCTTGCACAACTAGAGGGTAACTGTTCTTCTGAGGGTTAACCCTTGCACCTTTCCCTGTTTTGAGAGACACCTGCCCAAATTTGAGTTTAGAAATGGCTctcatccatttttttctttctttccagcagAGCAGTTAAAAGCCCAGGTAAAATATTGAGAAGATGGATATACTTTTGTAAggcaaaatataatgaaacactCTAGACCAAATTATGGCAGTGCATTGGCTGGCCATAAAAGCGTGTAACAATTCAAAAGTAGATTTTACTTCCTTTTGTAATTTGTGCAGCATTACAGATTATTGCAACTAAGTGAATAAATTCTTTAGCAGCAGAATTTCCATGGTAGCTTTTGCTTAAAAGAACTATTTCAGCAAACTGCATATATAATGCCTATGACTCATGTCACTGAGGGCAGCCAGAGCTGAAACTTTTCATGGGTTTGGAAACGAGAGAAACTGTGATACAAAATTTATCCTCTTTCAAGGTGTTACTGCGGGTAGCTGTGGGCACCGCACAGGTCACATCTGTTCTGACATGTCCAGTAACACACTGAATATTAAGCACAGAAGAAACTGAGGTTGGAGATGTAAAACCACACGCTACCAGGAAGACAcaatttcagatgttttcagaaatgtgaaCAAGAAGCTGCTAAGTTTCTGAGAAGAGTAAAAAATTTTCCACACTTGCAAAAATTATCTGCCCTCTGTTCGCCAGCTGACAGCTATTAAGGCAGAATCAGAGCATGCAAACAGCACGACTTTAATCATGAACATAAACATTAAGAAAGCATAGTCACCCAGAAGCTAATTAAATACTAGTGGATAGGCCAGCTAGTGCAGCTCTCTCAGTTTGAATCTAAAGATTGTTTCAAGATGAGATTTTACTGGTAAAGATACTGTTTAGGTGCTATAAAATAACCCAGTCGCTTTTATTAATTGCAACTACTGATATGCATTGTAAAGCTACATTTTCAGCTTCATATTGTTCAAGATATTTTCTTAATTCTTCAGAAATATCTTGGATGTCTGCTGTATTACCTTCCCATAAGGAAGCTTACAGGTGCGCGATGCCACTGAAGAAAAAGTCTAAAGGAATGTCAGGATTCTCAATTTGTGACAGATAATTATTACACAATAATACAAATTTATATATTTCCCAATGCCTtcctttaaggaaaacaaaaatactatCTTTTAGGATGCTTTCATCATCAACAATGACTGCTCTGTTGCTGAGTTTATCAACTGCAGTTCAACAAAGGCTGAGGGCTCCTAAAAATTTTGTACTACATGGGCTGGGTGCTTATAAAATTGGCAGAGGACTCTCTGCATTTTTGAAGAGGATGAGTTACAATATATTCTAGAAATTGAGAGATTTAAGTCTAAGATGTGAGATtactaaaaatgcattttctttatgGTAGGCTGTCATAAAAGACAGCAttcccaatggaaaaaaaaagcctatgtgAGTCATTTAAACTTCCTTTTACCTAAAGTTTCTGTGCTGCCATGTCCCATTCCTGAAGTGGCTGCACATTAGTATTAAATGAAGTCTATAAAATGATCTGCAATCCTTTGGCAGGAAAGGAGTAATATAAGTGCAGATCATCTAGAAGTACCCACTGGTGCAGCAAGAAAGGAAGCCTGCGCTCTGTTACCTGCGGCGACTGTAACATAAAATTTGTGTTTAGCAAAGGGATAAAACACATCAACGTAATCACTTGGCAACCCAAATATGGACAGGACGTTTCAAAAGTACACATAACTATCATGCTATGCTAGGATAGCTCGTAGCTAAACCCTGTGTGATATggtttaaagtaaaaaaataacagaattaGAATTGCAGGGAGGAAACACACTGAGAGAGGCAGAAGGGGAATGGCAGACATTTGAGCAAAAGGCCAGGAGGAGACAGCTGCTAAATTTTTACATGCGCTGGTAGGAACCGGCTGTAAAGCCAGACCTacgtgaggaaaaaaaaaaaaaaagaaaaaccaccacCATGAAACCACGTGAAACTCCACAGCTTTGGGTTTTACGACGAAGCTCGTCTCGTTTTCACAAACACGCGAGCGCTTCTCGCAGTCACCCCGCTCCTCGCAGTAAAACCTGCGAACGCGCCCACGGcgcggctgctgcagcagggccTCAAATCCCGGCCCGATTCCCCCAAAACGGCGCCGCGAGcccgcggcagccgccgccggctcctcgcggcagccgccgccggctcctCGCGGCCTTCGCTCACGGCtacggggcggcgcggccggcgggggccgccgccaccgcgcGACATGGCggccggcgggcggggagggcgctgctgcccccgccccggcccgcgcggccggggccgcggccgggagggTTCCGGCGGGCGCCGGGAGTCGCCGCGACCCCCCGTCCCGGGCCGGGAAGCCCCCGGCGGGCTTCCCCCGTcacgggcggccgcgggcccggccccgccgcccgcccccgggcccGCTCTTCCTGGAAGCGGGCTGGCGGCCGCCCGCACCCACCTTGCGACTCAGCAGGCGGGACTGGCGCTGCTTCTCCGCCTCGCCCAGCGCCCGCAGCCGCTGCCGCAGCTCCGCTCGCAGCGCCCGCTTGGCggcacgcagcgccgccgccgccatctcgccgcccgccccggccgcgccgccgcccgccccgcgcgcctcCATCCGCCgagggagcgcggccgccgcgcgggcCTCGCCCTGGGGGCCGCCGGCTGGGCTCGGGGCCGCTCCCCGGGcctgccctgccccgctccccgggcgagggggcggcggggtggccgcggggccgggccgcaggGGGCCGTGGCGGCCCTCAGCCGCCCCGTCGCGACAGGGGCCTCGGCCCTGCGGGGCAGTGAccggggagcggccccggccgAGGCCAGGGGCTGGCGAAGCTCCCGAGGGGCCCCCGCCTCGGGGAAGGGGCCCAGCTGCGCGGCCGCCCTGAGGGAGCCGCtgcgggagcgccgggctgccccggctATGCTCgtgcactcctttttttttctctgcccaGAGTAGATTATACAGAATTTCCCCTTTCCAAATGGTGGGATAGAAAGGGAAATTACAATTCAGCAGGATATTTTTACCACGGTTTACCAAGCGGTTTCATATCCCTCTCGTATCCGCTGGCAAGCGGCGGAGCTGGGATGTTAGGGAGATTTCCCGAGTTACGGGGAACAGAAAGTGCTCTCCCGCCGCAGCCTGAGTCGAGGAGCGTGGCGGCTCCTCGCGCTTTGCGTACTGGGCAGCGTGTTCACCCGTGTGGCGTTGTCCAAAGGGAGAAGCTGGGACTTTCCCTTGGCACATTTCATGATCTGAGCCAGCTTTAATTTAAGTgcagaaagtaacatttctccATTGATAGGCgagattaaatattttcattaatctgTTCTACATGTTATTTGGTGATGTCTCGGCCTGTTTGCTGTGTATATTGATGCAGTCACCAGCCGTCCTGCTCTGCTGCGCTTTGACTGTATCTTTTGCTGTAGAAATGGCATTGGGTGAAAGCTGTGGGGACTTCCTAAATGGTGGTGCACGTCGTGCCTGGGAAATACACTTGAGGCAGTGTCATGTATAACTTCATGACAGTTAATAAAGCATATCTATAGTGTTTTACAAGACTTAGATAGTAGCACTATGTTCTAAGATATTCTGTTATATGTACATTTAGGGTAGTGTATCTCATCATtgcttttcttgttcttaaaTGCAGAACAAATGGAGGTTTTGAAGATAATCTGCAGTCCGCTGGACCATTAACAATCcagactttttttatttaaagtcaCGTCTTATCTGAGAAAGGCAAGTTCTAAAATCATTACATCACCTATATTGTTTAAAAGGCCAGGTTAGCCTTTTGTATTTAATCTAAAAATTTTACTCCTCGATATAAAATAAGTTACTTGATTAGTATAAAAGGAAGTGACTGCAGTATTAATACCTAATGTTAGCTGTGTTACAATATAGACTTAAAACTATATATGAAAGGGAACCGAATAGTAATTATTGTTTTTATCAAGAAGACTTAGATTACAAATCAGTAAATAGATCTCAAAATGTGCTTTAAATATCATTCCTGACAGAAATTTCTATAGCTGTCTTGTGCGTGAACATTTTCTtcagcctgccctctgcccttaGGAAGTTGCCATCTTTTCCTCAACAACAGCAAAGTTTATCTTGGAAGTCCTACTATATACACTAAATCATCTTTCTTGCTTTCATTGCAGACAAcagcagaggagagggagcaATACAGTTTCTAGCAAATATTAACATCAGTTGTGTTTTCTAGTTAAACCCACTAAGTTTTATGAGGAAACGATTATCAGGAGGCTAGCTCATTCTCCCAATATTGTAAAGCCTTGATTGTATAGAGGATTTGTATCAGAGAATAATGCCGTTGTGTCCCACAGACGCACTGCTGCCTCACCGATTCATCTTCCAGCATGTCTACAAAAGAGTATGTAGACCCAGCCTTAGTTCCCTGATGTAGGAGAAAGGATCCCTACAGCTAAAGGCAAACTGTTCTAGAATAAATTCTTGAAAATTACTGTTTAAAGTTTGAAAGTAAATGGAATTTGAGTCAGAACAAACATTGCCCCAGACTGTAGCCTGGAAATCTGTTAAGAGACAACTCTTGTGAATTTGTTGAGTTTGCAGTATATCCCAAAAGGCTAAGTACTGTCATCAAACCTGATCCGGTTCATTTATTTTGTCAAAAGCTGTCTGTTTCTTATACAAGTTACCGGGTAATATTTAAGAAGTACTACAGAAAATGAAAGTCTAGGCATCAGTGGACTTATGCTCAAACCCGTGCACTACTGAGATTTTACAGTAGCTCCATACAGTATTAGCTTTTCTAAGTTACTTGATCCAGGTAGATCCTTCCCCTTTTCCCACCCTCcagattttctgaaagaaatgaaaccaattgtaaaactttaaaatacatagtttaatgtatttttcaaaaaatattagtGTATTTACacaatttccttatttttaaaaacattttgttcttacctatttaaaaatgttttgtttgaaagaAGTTCAGTCAGGTGACTACATTACAAAAATTTGACAGAGCAGTCACTGTAGATATGAGCAATTAAAAACATACAGCAAAAATTGTTAAACACATACCATTGCTTTAACAGTAAGTGAGTGCACATTTTTAAGTTGCTAGTTTCCACAAATAGCTCTTTCCCAAAAGATTGTTTAGTCTGTGCCAGTACACACTTCTACATGGGAATTAGCATTTCCTTTTTCCACCATCCCCCCCTTTTGCTTATACAAATGTTGCAATAAAATGCATTACAGTAGTatttcatttacaaaacaaatgagCTTAAAACTTGTTTCTTAACCCATTGGATTGTATTTAAGTAAACAATGTTCTTTCATAGACATGCAACAGATTCCAAAAACTGTCTGGATCCGGAAAATCATCTCTCTCTCAAAATAGTCCTGCCTGGAAAGGTTGATTTGCATTGCTGAATGATGCTGTGTTGGTTCCTCTTCAGACGGTTCTAGTTTCCAGTTTGGGCCATTAGGATAGCATGTTAAACATTGtatttagtaaaaataaatacaaataaattaaaaacaaattatgcaAGAAAAGTATTTTCCAGTTGATATTGCTTGGAGGAAGGCTTTGCTATGAAGCTTGGGGCAATGTCTAGTTTATACACATATGGCAGGTCCATTCTTTTCAGTAGTACTCtctgaacagggaaaaaaaggctatgAATATGGCTGTAATTTTGGAGAGAGACAGTAGCGATCTCCTTTCAAACTTCGTCAGGAAGCCGTTTTCCTGTGAAAAAGAGCATGCACAGTTAGGGATAGCTTAAAAATAGT is a window of Dromaius novaehollandiae isolate bDroNov1 chromosome 10, bDroNov1.hap1, whole genome shotgun sequence DNA encoding:
- the MTHFS gene encoding 5-formyltetrahydrofolate cyclo-ligase isoform X1, with translation MEARGAGGGAAGAGGEMAAAALRAAKRALRAELRQRLRALGEAEKQRQSRLLSRKVIGHSKYQESKRIAIFLSMPDEIQTEEIIKDIFKQGKECFIPRYKPHSNHMDMLKLSSAEDISSLPLTSWNIHQPSDDDSVREEALSGGGLDLIFMPGLGFDKKGNRLGRGKGYYDTYLERCVKHPSGKPYTIALAFREQICESVPVAENDVQIDEILYEDC
- the MTHFS gene encoding 5-formyltetrahydrofolate cyclo-ligase isoform X2, translated to MEARGAGGGAAGAGGEMAAAALRAAKRALRAELRQRLRALGEAEKQRQSRLLSRKVIGHSKYQESKRIAIFLSMPDEIQTEEIIKDIFKQGKECFIPRYKPHSNHMDMLKLSSAEDISSLPLTSWNIHQPSDDDSVREEALSGDCLKVCQDKHGFPIAEDLLTVGFLVSFLGPLVCSDKTLRDPRAAS